Genomic DNA from Thiosocius teredinicola:
CCGTCCAAGCTGATCCTGGCGCTGCTGTCGTTCCTGGTTCTGCTGAGCCTCGCCAGATGGCTGCGCACCCAACTGGGTGAGCGCTGGCTGACCCGCACCAACCTCGATTCGGGTGCGCGTCAATCGGTCGTGTCGCTGACCAGTTACGCCATCGTCGGCATCGCGATCATGCTGGCCCTGAGCATGGCCGGGCTGGACTTTCAAAACCTCGCCATCGTCGCCGGTGCCTTATCGGTCGGTATCGGTTTCGGCCTGCAGAACATCGTCAATAACTTCGTATCGGGCCTGATCCTGCTGTTCGAGCGACCGGTGCGCCCGGGAGACTGGGTGGTGGTCGGCCAGACGCAGGGTTATGTACGCAAGGTCAGTATCCGCTACACCCTGATCCAGACGTTCGACCGCGCAGAAGTACTGGTACCGAACTCAGAACTGATTTCCAACCAGGTTACCAACCTGACATTGTCGGACCCGTTCGGCCGGGTGATTGTGCCGGTCGGCGTCGCCTACGGCAGCGACACGCGCCAGGTGCGCGACATTCTGCAGAAGGTGGCACGCGAACATCCGCTCACGGTATTGCACGATCCGCGCGTCAGCCCGCCGCAGGTCTTCTTCATGGACTTCGGCGACAGCTCGCTGAACTTCGAACTGCGGTTCTTCATTCGCAATATCGACTACAAACTGTCGGCCAAGAGTGATGCATTGTTTGCGATCGACGACGCGTTCCGCGAAGCTGGCATAGAGATACCGTTTCCGCAGCGCGTCGTGCATCGTCCGGCCGGAGAACCGGTCGAAACCAAGAGCGAATCCGCACAGATTCCGGGGAAACCCGGGCCGGCAGAAAAAGGCGACAAAGAGGACGAAGACACATGACGCATGCCAAGCAGGCATTGGGTTGGCGCGAATGGCTGGCGTTGCCGGATATCGGCATTCCATTGATCAAGGCCAAGGTCGATACCGGGGCCCGCACATCGTGTCTGCATGCATTCTACGTGGAGCCGTTTCGGCGGGACCACAAGGACTTCCTGCGCTTCGGCGTCCATCCAATGCAAAATGACGCGCAACAAGTGCTACATTGCGAAGCACAGATAGCCGATCAGCGTCAGGTTTCCGATTCAGGTGGGCACCGCGAACTGCGCTTCGTGATCCGTACCCGGCTGCAGATACTTGATTTCGATGATGAGATCGAACTGACACTGACCAACCGCGACAGCATGCGTTTCCGCATGCTGCTGGGTCGCACCGCATTGGTTGCTGCGAACCTGGTCGTCGATTCGTCGGCTTCATACCTCGCCGGCAAACCGTAAACACAAAAGGCCTGACTATGAAAATTGCCGTTCTCTCGCGCAACAGCAAACTGTATTCGACCCGCCGCCTGGTGGAAGCCGCGCAACAACGTGGTCATGAAGTTCGCGTGCTCGACGCGCTGCGGTGCTACATGAACATCACCTCTTTGCGCCCGACGATTCACTACAAGGGCGAGAACCTGACCGGCTTCGATGCGGTGATTCCGCGTATCGGCGCATCGGTTACGTTCTACGGCACCGCCGTGTTGCGGCAGTTCGAGATGATGGGCGTGTATCCGCTTAACGAATCGGTGGCGATCACCCGCTCGCGCGACAAGCTGCGCTCGCTGCAACTGCTGGCGCGCAAGGGCATCGGCCTGCCGGTTACCGGCTTTGCCCATTCGCCCGACGACGTGCAGGACATGCTGAAGATGGTGGGCGGTGCGCCGGCCGTCATCAAACTGCTTGAAGGCACAC
This window encodes:
- a CDS encoding ATP-dependent zinc protease family protein, producing MTHAKQALGWREWLALPDIGIPLIKAKVDTGARTSCLHAFYVEPFRRDHKDFLRFGVHPMQNDAQQVLHCEAQIADQRQVSDSGGHRELRFVIRTRLQILDFDDEIELTLTNRDSMRFRMLLGRTALVAANLVVDSSASYLAGKP